The Aerococcus loyolae genome contains the following window.
ACCCCTCTTACCGCAAGCAAGGTTTTTCTTACCAATTGGTAAATGAAATCGAGTTATTTGCGAAAAATATTGGCTATACAAAGATATATACGATTACCCAACATGTCGGCCTCTATGAAAAGATGAACTATCATTTCTTTTGCCAAGGAGTTGATGACATGGGAAGATCTGTGCGCGTTTTAGATAAAAAATTATCAATCGATAAATAGCTAGTAATTTTTATTAAAGATTATCACTAGACACCATAATGGCTCCCCTTAGTTGGCATCATGGTTATAAAAAAACTTAAGCCCGCCTTTCTTTACAAAATTAGCCACTGCTAGATTGTTTAGGAGTGGCTTTTTTTATCGCAAAAATCTGCTCACTTGTAAAGTTTATTTAACAATTGAAACTTTATTTTATATTTACACAGATTACTTTTCTTGTATAATAACCCAATATATATATATTCTGTATTAGAGAAAGACTTGAAAGGCCACACTAGTCATCAAATACAGGCTAGGCTTAAAAGACTTGGCCTGGCTGCTTTTGAATATTCGTTCTGAAAATGAAATGTTTCTATCCAATTTAAGGCTGGATCTTACTAGTGTCCCCTTTCAATTATCTTCCTTTAATCCATTAATTAAATCACTTAAAGGGGAGATTTTATGAAGAAATCCATACTGGGATATCCTGGCTGCCTAGGAATAATACTTTCCATCTTATTCATAGGCTTTATTTTTATGCTTTTTGCTTATCTGGCACCATTTATACTTGCCCTATCGCTCTTTTTTATCTTCTATTTTACCAAGAGAAAAGTCAATCAGAGAAATAGAAATATTGCCATACTTTGTGCAGTAGTCGGCCTTTTGGGAACATTATTTGTAACCCCCACCCTATTTAATCACAAAGAAAACACTTCTAACCAGGCTGCTGTCAGTCAAAGTGCTTCAAAGACTTCAGAATCCAAAAAAGAAAAAGCTAAGAGCGAGTCGGAAAGTAAAAAGTCGCAATCCGATGCTGAAAAGGAATTATCCAAAACCAGAGAGGTCCCTCAGGATAAGGCCTATGTTGAGGTCAATGGTAATAAACCCTTCTTTACTGATGACGATTTAAAGAGCACTGAAGCTTATGAAAAATACGGTGATCTAGATAAACTCGGCCGGGTTACCGCAGCCAATGCCGTATTAGGAACAGAATTAATGCCTGATAAGGTCAGAGAAAGTATCTCTGAAGTTAAACCTAGTGGCTGGAAGCAAGCCCGCTATGTGAATATTCCTGGCGGTTGGCTATATAATCGTTGCCACCTGATTGGCTATCAATTAACTGGCGAGAACGCCAATGCCAAAAATTTAATGACCGGTACCCATTGGTTTAATAATGAGGGCATGCTCCCTTTTGAAAACTTTGTTGCTCATTACATAGAAAAGACCAACAACCATGTGAGATATCGGGTGACTCCAGTTTTTGAAGGAAAGAATTTGTTAGCTAGCGGTATTTATATGGAAGGCTATTCCCTCGAAGATGAAGGAAAGGGACTTTGTTTTAATATTTACATTCCTAACCGGCAAAAAGATGTTGAAATTAACTATGCCGATGGAAGTAGTAAAGGCCCAGCTGGCCCACAAGAATATTCTAAGGATACCCAATTAGAAAAACTGCCTCAGTCAGAAAACAAGGCTAAAACTGAAAACAAGGCTGAGTCTAAAGAGCCGACTCCTGCTGCTGAAGATACCGGTAAACCAGAAGCAGAAAGCAAGCCCGCTGATCAAGCATCTGCTCAAGAGTCAGCGCCTAATCCAGCTCCGGCCCCAGAACCAGTACAACCGCCCGCTCCTGCACCTGCTCCAGCACCCGTACAAGCCCAAGCTCCACAAAACTCCCTAGCCGGTATCGATACGGATGGCAATGGTATTGTCACCATCAAAGAAGCTAGAGCTGCTGGATTTTCCATGCCTATTCGAAGCGATCACTGGTTATACCCTTACATGATCGATCGCGATGGTGATGGTATGGTGGGAGAATAAAAAAATTGTCATCAGTAAAAATTAATTACAGAGGTAAAGCAAATGAAGATTCCTAAATACGTTGTTTTACAGGTTTCCTTAAAAGAAAAGCTTATCGGTACAGGTTCAAAAAATCTAGATAAATTAGAAGCTGTGATCAACCAGCAAGCCAAAAAAGGTTATCGTTTGCACACTATCGCCACCAGTAGTGCCAATAGTACTGGATTACTTGGTGGAGATCGTATCCAAGCTACTTTGGTTTTTGAAGAGATAATTTAAGAAGAAATCTATTCCTATAATACTTAATCAAATAGATTTTACTTTAATATTCCTTTGAATCTGATACCATATAGATAGAGAAAGCGCTGGTATCCAGTACGACTAGCACCTCTGTTCATATTGAATGGAGGTGCTTTTTATTAATAAAGAATTTAAAACACTAGAACAGCAATTAAATATACTAAAATATAGAGAATTAACTACTGAAAATTTCTAATAAGCCCAATTTAAGCCCAAAATTTCTATTTCTAATTTTAGATTCATAAACACTACTTTTAAAAACCGCTATATACCAACAAAGCCGCTACTAGAAATGCTAGTAGCGGCTTTTTATCTTGATTTTAGTATTATTCCCATTCCACGGTGGCTGGCGGCTTAGAGGTAACATCTAAGACCACGCGGTTAATGCCATCCACTTCATTAACAATGCGACGGCTGATGTGGTCAAGGACATCATAAGGAATCCGCGCCCAATCCGCAGTCATCCCATCCACTGAGGTAATGGCACGGATAGCAATGGTGTATTCATAGGTCCGTTTGTCGCCCATAACCCCAACTGACTTGAAGCCAGGGAGAACGGTGAAGTATTGCCAAATGTCGCGGTCTAGGCCTGCATTGGCGATTTCTTCACGGAGAATGGCGTCTGATTCACGGACAATATGAAGTTTTTCCTTGGTGACTTCACCAATCACACGAATGGCTAAACCAGGACCTGGGAAAGGTTGGCGCCAAACAATGTTATCTGGCATGCCTAATTCCGTCCCTACGGCGCGTACTTCATCCTTAAATAAGGTGTTAAGGGGCTCGATGAGTTCGAATTGCATGTCTTCAGGCAGTCCCCCAACATTGTGGTGAGACTTGATGGTTTCTG
Protein-coding sequences here:
- a CDS encoding DNA/RNA non-specific endonuclease, producing the protein MGTLFVTPTLFNHKENTSNQAAVSQSASKTSESKKEKAKSESESKKSQSDAEKELSKTREVPQDKAYVEVNGNKPFFTDDDLKSTEAYEKYGDLDKLGRVTAANAVLGTELMPDKVRESISEVKPSGWKQARYVNIPGGWLYNRCHLIGYQLTGENANAKNLMTGTHWFNNEGMLPFENFVAHYIEKTNNHVRYRVTPVFEGKNLLASGIYMEGYSLEDEGKGLCFNIYIPNRQKDVEINYADGSSKGPAGPQEYSKDTQLEKLPQSENKAKTENKAESKEPTPAAEDTGKPEAESKPADQASAQESAPNPAPAPEPVQPPAPAPAPAPVQAQAPQNSLAGIDTDGNGIVTIKEARAAGFSMPIRSDHWLYPYMIDRDGDGMVGE
- a CDS encoding DUF4177 domain-containing protein, whose translation is MKIPKYVVLQVSLKEKLIGTGSKNLDKLEAVINQQAKKGYRLHTIATSSANSTGLLGGDRIQATLVFEEII